One Sutcliffiella horikoshii DNA window includes the following coding sequences:
- a CDS encoding tyrosine-type recombinase/integrase translates to MAKRGWIKPSVKLKEFAEQNSEISNKGVYRNLMEQLNKVAKHSKGISITSQRQYYNHMDQFCRFVADNYNLKSLGNLQDKHVVAYVIERQNEGKSAAAVKQDLAAIRYFHNQIPKTRYHLSDNKELTQRNADFSLERRRFGGISRRCTNSEYKGLVKLAHSLGRKEIATVIQLARHQGLRIHEAIRMDRATAEKALRDEILVIKGKGGLVRKIPLRKEARGLLKATIELVPRGHKLFVTPTEKAHTVIQRVQDFIRIHREKIYDSANDRPPGVEVTFHSFRHAFAKEQYEYFIAQGLSEKQARYETSLLIGHSREDVTRIYLGE, encoded by the coding sequence TTGGCCAAAAGAGGCTGGATCAAACCTTCGGTTAAGCTAAAGGAATTTGCAGAACAAAACTCTGAAATTAGTAATAAAGGAGTTTATCGTAACCTGATGGAGCAACTGAATAAAGTGGCAAAACATTCAAAAGGGATATCGATAACCAGTCAACGACAATATTACAATCACATGGATCAATTTTGTCGGTTTGTTGCTGATAACTACAACCTAAAGTCTCTAGGGAACCTCCAAGATAAACACGTTGTCGCTTATGTTATAGAACGACAAAATGAAGGCAAGTCAGCTGCAGCTGTTAAACAGGATCTCGCAGCGATTCGTTACTTTCATAACCAGATACCTAAGACTAGGTATCATTTGAGCGACAATAAAGAGCTGACACAACGAAATGCCGATTTTTCACTAGAAAGACGACGGTTCGGGGGAATAAGCAGGAGATGCACCAATTCAGAGTATAAAGGGTTGGTGAAGCTTGCACACTCTTTAGGAAGAAAAGAGATTGCTACAGTGATTCAATTAGCAAGACACCAGGGCCTTCGAATTCATGAAGCTATTAGAATGGACAGAGCAACTGCTGAAAAGGCCCTGAGAGACGAAATACTAGTCATTAAGGGTAAAGGAGGGCTTGTAAGGAAAATCCCCCTTAGAAAAGAAGCTAGAGGCCTCCTGAAAGCTACTATTGAACTGGTGCCTCGTGGTCACAAGTTATTTGTAACCCCTACTGAAAAAGCTCATACAGTTATTCAACGAGTTCAGGATTTTATTAGGATTCATCGAGAAAAAATATATGATTCGGCTAATGATCGGCCCCCAGGAGTAGAAGTTACTTTTCATAGTTTCCGTCATGCATTTGCAAAGGAGCAATATGAGTATTTCATTGCGCAAGGCTTGAGTGAAAAGCAAGCACGCTATGAAACTAGCCTTTTAATAGGCCATTCCAGAGAGGACGTAACACGAATTTATTTAGGGGAGTGA
- a CDS encoding ParA family protein, giving the protein MAVTITMGIQKGGCGKSTTTGILAYLISQKGYKVLAIDMDSQGNLTELLSEQPSNDFMGKSVLEAMQQNNVEEFIVPINGNLDLLPANNFLATFPRWIYTGKTYNGSTIPFKGNPSLILDQTLDSVRDKYDFIVIDTPPSLSEQTTNSLCASEYVVVLFECSNWCYSAIPNFMDSVNGAQEFGNRGTEVLGILRTMNDVRRSDAKAFNELIAEDYPEQIFETIITRKAPTGRLSLYGFNSNNELKSALAQYENFYEELMSRVQSK; this is encoded by the coding sequence ATGGCTGTTACAATTACAATGGGGATACAAAAAGGAGGATGCGGAAAATCCACTACTACAGGAATCCTAGCATACCTTATCAGTCAAAAGGGATATAAAGTTCTGGCAATTGATATGGACTCACAAGGAAACTTAACAGAGCTTCTTTCTGAACAACCATCAAATGATTTTATGGGTAAATCTGTGTTGGAAGCGATGCAGCAAAACAACGTAGAAGAGTTTATTGTACCAATAAACGGTAATTTGGATCTATTACCTGCAAATAACTTTTTAGCTACTTTTCCACGATGGATCTATACTGGAAAGACCTATAATGGATCCACTATTCCCTTTAAAGGAAATCCTAGTTTAATATTGGATCAGACATTGGATTCCGTAAGAGATAAGTACGATTTTATCGTTATTGATACACCACCATCTTTGAGTGAACAAACAACAAATTCTTTGTGTGCCAGTGAATATGTAGTTGTACTATTTGAATGCTCAAACTGGTGTTATTCAGCCATCCCAAACTTCATGGATTCAGTAAATGGTGCACAAGAATTTGGGAATAGAGGTACTGAGGTGCTGGGAATTTTACGTACAATGAATGATGTTAGAAGAAGTGATGCTAAGGCCTTTAATGAGTTAATAGCAGAAGATTATCCCGAACAAATTTTTGAAACGATAATTACTAGAAAAGCACCTACTGGAAGATTATCTTTATATGGATTTAATTCAAATAACGAACTTAAAAGTGCTCTAGCGCAATATGAAAATTTTTATGAGGAGTTGATGTCACGTGTCCAAAGTAAATGA
- a CDS encoding LytR/AlgR family response regulator transcription factor, which translates to MELNTLNNKIIVKTRSAIVFVEYKQIHFFESFNGLVSMQTSDKEYQFRESLKNLEIILPDCFIRVHKSFIINKNSILELQFVKGDTYEAIFSSGNSALVSKKYLKKILLDECE; encoded by the coding sequence ATGGAACTAAATACTTTAAATAATAAGATTATAGTTAAGACAAGATCAGCCATTGTTTTTGTTGAATACAAACAGATTCATTTTTTTGAAAGTTTTAACGGTTTAGTTAGTATGCAGACATCTGACAAAGAATATCAATTTAGAGAATCATTAAAAAATCTAGAGATTATTCTTCCCGACTGTTTTATTAGAGTGCACAAATCCTTTATTATAAATAAAAATTCTATTCTAGAATTACAATTTGTAAAAGGCGATACATATGAAGCGATTTTTTCAAGTGGAAATTCAGCTTTAGTAAGTAAAAAATATTTAAAAAAAATATTATTGGATGAATGTGAATGA
- a CDS encoding tubby C-terminal domain-like protein: MRELYIKLPMHRKSKKPIPILDENRQVIGHIQRYLKSKTEKAMDIISIYELPTAILNVVATDENGEVLTDLKAHPNWFSKQTWDMEYIYNKEKYSCEVKNTNLIKANSLKEFEYTTRGNFYKIKVKGRNAVFYINNNILAEAVPADKNPLTDKYVFRIHTMDENVLSLVSLFYLFINTD; this comes from the coding sequence TTGAGAGAGCTATATATTAAACTACCAATGCATAGAAAATCCAAAAAACCTATTCCGATATTAGATGAAAATAGGCAGGTAATAGGTCACATTCAGCGTTACTTGAAAAGTAAAACAGAAAAAGCTATGGATATAATATCTATCTATGAATTACCTACTGCTATTCTAAATGTTGTTGCAACAGATGAGAATGGAGAAGTTCTTACTGATTTAAAAGCACACCCTAATTGGTTTTCTAAGCAAACCTGGGATATGGAATATATCTATAACAAGGAGAAATACAGTTGCGAAGTGAAGAATACCAATTTAATAAAGGCTAATTCATTAAAGGAATTTGAGTATACAACACGAGGTAATTTTTACAAAATAAAAGTAAAAGGCCGCAACGCTGTATTTTATATTAATAACAATATATTAGCTGAAGCAGTACCAGCAGACAAAAATCCACTTACAGATAAATATGTTTTTCGGATACATACTATGGATGAAAATGTTCTTTCATTAGTTAGTCTATTTTACCTTTTCATCAACACCGATTAA